The following proteins come from a genomic window of Streptomyces sp. GS7:
- a CDS encoding 3-oxoacyl-ACP reductase, translated as MAQPLEGLTAIVTGAGRGLGRAEALELARLGARVVVNDFGQPGRDGSGTASAAPAEEAAAAIRAAGGQAVAHLGDVADHQQAEELVRLAIDTYGRLDILVNNAGILRDRMVFSMTEDEWDSVIRVHLKGHFNTTHFAAAHWRARSKEAGGPVFGRIVNTSSEAFLAGSAGQPNYAAAKGGIVGLTTSTALALAKYGVTANAICPRARTRMTEDVFAGFQVPDDGGLDPLAPEHVAPLVGYLASPAAARVNGQLLVVHGGMVAIAERPRIAAKFDTAKEVFSYEELDGLLTPYYAERPAHETFAAAEVLGLKHG; from the coding sequence ATGGCACAGCCACTGGAGGGCCTGACCGCGATCGTCACCGGCGCCGGACGCGGTCTGGGCCGGGCCGAGGCCCTGGAACTCGCCCGCCTCGGCGCCCGGGTCGTCGTCAACGACTTCGGTCAGCCCGGCCGGGACGGTTCGGGCACCGCCTCGGCCGCCCCCGCCGAGGAGGCCGCCGCAGCGATCCGCGCGGCGGGCGGGCAGGCGGTCGCCCACCTCGGCGACGTCGCCGACCACCAACAGGCCGAAGAACTCGTCCGGTTGGCGATCGACACCTACGGCCGGCTGGACATCCTGGTCAACAACGCGGGGATCCTCCGGGACCGGATGGTGTTCTCGATGACCGAGGACGAGTGGGACTCGGTGATCCGCGTCCACCTCAAGGGGCACTTCAACACCACCCACTTCGCCGCCGCACACTGGCGCGCCCGCTCCAAGGAGGCCGGCGGCCCGGTCTTCGGCCGGATCGTCAACACCTCGTCCGAGGCGTTCCTCGCCGGCTCGGCCGGCCAGCCCAACTACGCGGCGGCCAAGGGCGGCATCGTCGGCCTCACCACGTCCACGGCGCTGGCGCTGGCCAAGTACGGCGTGACCGCGAACGCGATCTGCCCGCGCGCCCGCACCCGGATGACCGAGGACGTCTTCGCCGGATTCCAGGTCCCGGACGACGGCGGCCTCGACCCGCTGGCACCCGAGCACGTCGCGCCGCTGGTCGGCTATCTGGCCTCGCCGGCCGCCGCCCGGGTCAACGGCCAGCTGCTGGTCGTCCACGGCGGGATGGTCGCGATCGCCGAACGCCCCCGGATCGCCGCCAAGTTCGACACCGCCAAGGAGGTCTTCAGCTACGAGGAGCTGGACGGCCTGCTGACGCCGTACTACGCCGAGCGCCCGGCGCACGAGACCTTCGCGGCGGCCGAGGTGCTGGGCCTCAAGCACGGCTGA
- a CDS encoding ABC transporter permease yields the protein MLDYLRLEVRRTLRDKGFVIFGVGMPVLMYLLFTKIGAGPGGAPMAWKVSSMVGLAAYGGLGAAIGVGNGLAEDRSLGWLRQLRITPLGPVQVVVARGLAGTVTVLPAIGAVLLVGALVNGIRLAAWQWAALVVLLWLGTAPFTLLGLGNGYRLSSQTTGLVNTGCLLLLSLVGGLWFPADAFPGWLRALSSWTPANRFADLGLSITRGGAPGLTTVAVLAAWLALFGGYAVYAYRRAARSV from the coding sequence ATGCTCGACTACCTCCGCCTGGAAGTGCGCCGCACGCTGCGCGACAAGGGCTTTGTGATCTTCGGTGTCGGGATGCCGGTGCTGATGTACCTGCTGTTCACCAAGATCGGCGCGGGCCCCGGTGGCGCGCCGATGGCGTGGAAGGTCTCCTCGATGGTCGGCCTGGCCGCGTACGGCGGGCTGGGCGCGGCGATCGGGGTGGGCAACGGCCTCGCCGAGGACCGGAGCCTGGGCTGGCTGCGGCAGCTGCGGATCACCCCGCTGGGCCCGGTCCAGGTGGTGGTGGCCCGCGGACTGGCCGGGACGGTGACGGTGCTGCCGGCCATCGGGGCGGTGCTGCTGGTGGGCGCGCTGGTCAACGGCATACGGCTGGCGGCCTGGCAGTGGGCCGCGCTGGTCGTGCTGCTCTGGCTGGGGACCGCGCCCTTCACCCTGCTCGGTCTCGGCAACGGCTACCGCCTCTCCTCGCAGACCACCGGACTGGTCAACACCGGCTGCCTGCTGCTGCTCTCGCTCGTCGGCGGCCTGTGGTTCCCGGCCGACGCGTTCCCCGGCTGGCTGCGCGCGCTGTCCTCCTGGACGCCCGCCAACCGCTTCGCCGATCTGGGGCTGAGCATCACCCGCGGCGGCGCGCCGGGGCTGACGACGGTGGCGGTGCTGGCCGCCTGGCTGGCACTCTTCGGCGGTTACGCGGTGTACGCGTACCGCCGGGCGGCCCGCTCGGTGTGA
- a CDS encoding MaoC/PaaZ C-terminal domain-containing protein: MPIDAAKATSAEPRTTELAWDHKDVQLYHLGIGAGAATPEKPHPATDPDELRYTLESALHVLPSFATVAGGGMALAGGLSAPGIDVDLAAVLHGGQTVTVHRALPVTGRATQTSTVPAVYDKGKAAVIVLRSEVADGDGPLWTCDTQIFVRGEGGFGGERGPSARLEPPERAPDLTTERLIREDQALLYRLSGDWNPLHADPEFARLAGFDRPILHGLCSYGVTLKAVVDTALGGDVGRVRSYTTRFAGVVFPGETLRIHVWRDAPEAGRLQVSVTAADRDDAPVLADTVIAYR, encoded by the coding sequence ATGCCCATCGACGCCGCCAAGGCCACCTCCGCCGAGCCGCGGACCACCGAACTCGCCTGGGACCACAAGGACGTCCAGCTCTACCACCTCGGCATCGGCGCCGGCGCGGCCACCCCCGAGAAGCCGCACCCCGCCACCGACCCGGACGAGCTCCGCTACACCCTGGAGAGCGCGCTGCACGTCCTGCCCAGCTTCGCCACCGTCGCCGGCGGCGGCATGGCGCTCGCCGGCGGACTCTCCGCCCCCGGTATCGACGTCGACCTGGCCGCCGTCCTGCACGGCGGGCAGACCGTCACCGTGCACCGCGCCCTGCCCGTCACCGGCCGGGCCACCCAGACCTCGACCGTGCCCGCCGTCTACGACAAGGGCAAGGCCGCCGTCATCGTGCTGCGCTCCGAAGTGGCCGACGGCGACGGCCCGCTGTGGACCTGCGACACCCAGATCTTCGTCCGCGGCGAGGGGGGCTTCGGCGGCGAACGCGGGCCCTCCGCACGCCTCGAACCGCCCGAGCGGGCACCCGACCTGACCACCGAGCGGCTCATCCGCGAGGACCAGGCGCTGCTCTACCGCCTGTCCGGCGACTGGAACCCGCTGCACGCCGACCCCGAGTTCGCCAGGCTCGCCGGGTTCGACCGGCCGATCCTGCACGGGCTGTGCTCGTACGGGGTCACGCTGAAGGCGGTCGTCGACACGGCGCTGGGCGGCGACGTCGGGCGGGTCCGCTCGTACACCACCCGCTTCGCCGGGGTGGTCTTCCCGGGGGAGACGCTGCGCATCCACGTCTGGCGGGACGCCCCCGAGGCGGGCCGCCTCCAGGTGTCGGTCACCGCGGCCGACCGCGACGACGCCCCGGTGCTGGCGGACACCGTGATCGCGTACCGCTAG
- a CDS encoding Zn-dependent alcohol dehydrogenase yields the protein MRAAVLHETGQDKLDVLDDVEATGFGPGKVRIRIRATGLCHSDLSAMNGVLPQPAPFVPGHEGAGEILDVGDGVGGLRQGDRVLMCWLPACGGCPSCKRGQTHLCLAGFMNAGTPNFRRPGGEVFGFAGTGTFAEEVVVAADCAVPIPDDVPYEIAALIGCGVTTGLGAALNTAKVEAASSVAVIGCGGVGISVIQGARACGAAQIVAVDPVAARREAALRFGATEAVAPDELADAKARITGGEGFDYVFEVVGKSATTRTAYETTRRGGTLCVVGAGALDDTFQVNMFELFFDEKRILPSLYGGGDVLRSYERAIALWRAGRIDLEGLITHRVRLAEINDALDQMRSGTSLRTCIEI from the coding sequence ATGCGCGCAGCCGTACTGCACGAGACGGGACAGGACAAGCTCGACGTGCTCGACGACGTCGAGGCGACGGGGTTCGGGCCGGGGAAGGTCCGGATACGCATCCGGGCCACCGGGCTGTGCCACTCCGATCTCTCCGCGATGAACGGGGTGTTGCCGCAGCCCGCGCCGTTCGTCCCCGGCCACGAGGGCGCCGGCGAGATCCTCGATGTCGGCGACGGGGTCGGCGGACTGCGGCAGGGCGACCGGGTCCTGATGTGCTGGCTGCCCGCCTGCGGCGGCTGCCCGTCCTGCAAGCGGGGCCAGACGCACCTGTGCCTGGCCGGGTTCATGAACGCCGGCACGCCCAACTTCCGGCGCCCCGGCGGGGAGGTCTTCGGCTTCGCCGGGACCGGGACCTTCGCCGAGGAGGTCGTGGTGGCCGCCGACTGCGCGGTCCCCATCCCGGACGACGTCCCGTACGAGATCGCCGCGCTGATCGGCTGCGGGGTCACCACCGGGCTCGGCGCCGCCCTCAACACCGCGAAGGTGGAGGCCGCGTCGTCGGTCGCGGTGATCGGCTGCGGCGGCGTCGGCATCTCCGTCATCCAGGGCGCGCGGGCCTGCGGCGCCGCGCAGATCGTCGCCGTCGACCCGGTGGCCGCCCGCCGCGAGGCCGCCCTCCGCTTCGGCGCCACCGAGGCCGTGGCGCCGGACGAACTCGCCGACGCCAAGGCCCGGATCACCGGGGGAGAGGGCTTCGACTACGTCTTCGAGGTCGTCGGCAAGTCGGCCACCACCCGCACCGCGTACGAGACGACCCGGCGCGGCGGCACCCTGTGCGTGGTCGGCGCGGGCGCGCTGGACGACACCTTCCAGGTCAACATGTTCGAGCTGTTCTTCGACGAGAAGCGGATCCTGCCGTCGCTGTACGGGGGCGGCGACGTGCTGCGGTCCTACGAGCGGGCCATCGCGCTGTGGCGGGCCGGCCGGATCGACCTCGAAGGGCTGATCACCCACCGCGTCCGGCTCGCCGAGATCAACGACGCCCTCGACCAGATGCGTTCGGGAACCTCGCTCCGCACCTGCATCGAGATCTGA
- a CDS encoding ABC transporter ATP-binding protein: MTGTAVPGGTAVGFSGVTRNYGAVRAVAGLDLEIAQGETVALLGRNGAGKSTTISMLLGLLPPSSGTVRLFGDEPEAAVRAGRVGAMLQDGKPIPRVTVRELVGFVAATYPNPMEVSEALGLAGLADFGGRRIDRLSGGQAQRVRFAVALAGNPELLVLDEPTAALDVEARRAFWHAMRGYARRGNTILFSTHYLEEADDNADRIVVIDRGRVVADGSGEAVKRRAGGSLVSFDLAGAGTGALSGLPGVTAVEIRGDRALLRTSDSDATVRALAHLDLIRGLHVSPASLEDAFLLLTGAPDADDDTGGATGRGATDHGAVGARTPAAHGALPPKETV; encoded by the coding sequence ATGACGGGGACGGCGGTGCCGGGAGGCACGGCGGTGGGATTCTCCGGGGTGACCCGGAACTACGGCGCGGTGCGTGCCGTGGCCGGGCTGGACCTGGAGATCGCCCAGGGCGAGACGGTGGCACTGCTCGGGCGCAACGGCGCGGGCAAGTCCACCACCATCAGCATGCTGCTGGGCCTGCTGCCGCCCAGCTCGGGCACGGTGCGGCTGTTCGGCGACGAGCCGGAGGCGGCGGTGCGGGCGGGCCGGGTGGGGGCGATGCTCCAGGACGGCAAGCCCATCCCCCGGGTCACCGTCCGCGAGTTGGTCGGCTTCGTCGCCGCCACGTACCCGAACCCGATGGAGGTCTCCGAAGCCCTGGGGCTGGCCGGCCTCGCCGACTTCGGCGGGCGCCGGATCGACCGGCTCTCGGGCGGCCAGGCGCAGCGGGTCCGGTTCGCGGTGGCGCTGGCCGGCAACCCCGAGCTGCTGGTGCTCGACGAGCCCACGGCGGCGCTGGACGTGGAAGCGCGCCGGGCGTTCTGGCACGCCATGCGCGGCTATGCGCGGCGCGGCAACACCATCCTGTTCTCCACCCACTATCTGGAGGAGGCGGACGACAACGCCGACCGGATCGTGGTGATCGACCGCGGCCGGGTGGTCGCGGACGGCAGCGGCGAGGCGGTCAAGCGGCGGGCCGGCGGCTCGCTGGTCTCCTTCGACCTCGCGGGCGCGGGCACCGGCGCACTGTCCGGGCTGCCCGGCGTGACCGCCGTGGAGATCCGCGGCGACCGCGCCCTGCTGCGGACGTCGGACTCCGACGCGACGGTGCGGGCGCTGGCCCACCTGGACCTCATCCGCGGCCTCCACGTCTCCCCCGCCAGCCTGGAGGATGCCTTCCTCCTACTGACCGGCGCACCGGACGCCGACGACGACACCGGCGGCGCGACGGGCCGCGGTGCCACGGACCACGGCGCCGTGGGCGCCCGTACGCCCGCCGCCCACGGCGCGCTGCCCCCGAAGGAGACGGTGTGA
- a CDS encoding histidine kinase, protein MKGPNRYTFLPWLLMGLGAFSNIIHGRTDHPVLAGAGLLAFNSLYVSVVFASFNPRRRDTRYPLYALGALTAVTFAIALGFRGDWFLFFPLLSLASGTVRALRGRPLGVWLIAISGAAGFLSGQVDHSVSGSVGIGYATFLSGMVTATVLSLFDTIQELRTTRQELARSAVERERLRFSRDLHDLLGHTLSVVVVKAEAVRRLAPRNLDAALAQAADIEAVGRQALTEIREAVTGYREGSLSTELDRARSALEAAGVDPVVRVSGPPLPAQAEALLGWVVREGVTNTVRHSGATRCEIALHADDDRARLTITDDGRGPVGSGSGAPDGAAGTRGRSADPADPADGNGPGPVGGTGLKGLAERLAAAGGTLRSGPDGRRGFRVTAELPVGAGDMADAEELTR, encoded by the coding sequence ATGAAGGGCCCCAACCGGTACACCTTCCTGCCCTGGCTGCTGATGGGACTGGGCGCGTTCTCCAACATCATCCACGGCAGGACCGACCACCCGGTGCTGGCCGGCGCCGGACTCCTGGCCTTCAACTCCCTCTACGTCAGCGTCGTCTTCGCCTCCTTCAACCCCCGCAGGCGCGACACCCGCTACCCGCTCTACGCCCTCGGCGCGCTGACCGCCGTCACCTTCGCCATCGCGCTCGGCTTCCGCGGTGACTGGTTCCTCTTCTTCCCGCTGCTGTCGCTGGCCTCCGGTACGGTGCGCGCGCTGCGCGGCAGGCCCCTCGGCGTCTGGCTGATCGCGATCAGCGGCGCGGCCGGCTTCCTGTCCGGCCAGGTCGACCACAGCGTGTCGGGCTCGGTCGGCATCGGCTACGCCACGTTCCTGTCCGGCATGGTGACGGCGACGGTCCTCAGCCTCTTCGACACGATCCAGGAGCTGCGCACCACCCGTCAGGAACTGGCGCGCAGCGCCGTGGAGCGGGAGCGGCTGCGGTTCTCCCGCGATCTGCACGACCTGCTGGGCCACACCCTGTCCGTGGTGGTGGTCAAGGCCGAGGCGGTCCGCCGGCTGGCGCCGCGCAACCTCGATGCCGCGCTGGCCCAGGCCGCCGACATCGAGGCGGTCGGCCGGCAGGCGCTGACCGAGATCCGCGAGGCGGTCACCGGCTACCGCGAGGGCAGCCTCAGCACCGAGCTGGACCGGGCCCGTTCGGCGCTGGAGGCGGCCGGTGTCGACCCCGTCGTACGAGTGTCCGGGCCGCCGCTGCCCGCGCAGGCCGAGGCGCTGCTGGGCTGGGTGGTCCGCGAGGGCGTGACCAACACCGTGCGGCACAGCGGCGCCACCCGCTGCGAGATCGCGCTGCACGCCGACGACGACCGGGCCCGGCTGACGATCACGGACGACGGCCGCGGTCCCGTAGGCTCCGGTTCCGGAGCGCCCGACGGTGCCGCCGGTACGCGGGGCCGCTCGGCCGACCCGGCCGACCCGGCCGACGGCAACGGCCCCGGCCCGGTGGGCGGTACGGGCCTGAAGGGGCTGGCCGAGCGGCTGGCCGCGGCGGGCGGCACGCTGCGCAGCGGTCCCGACGGCCGGCGCGGTTTCCGCGTGACCGCCGAACTGCCGGTGGGCGCGGGCGACATGGCGGATGCGGAGGAGTTGACCAGGTGA